The genomic stretch CATGGGGAAATAAGTCTGAATCCCTGGTCCTATGCAGACATCTTGGACTACTAGCACAGTTTGGCAGGATAATATATCCTaaacagaagcacagaacaCTTTGCCCACCTGCTGTGCAGCATTAGCATCCTGAGCCAGTGTATCTGGGTCATACATTGGTTCCAGAGCCTCCAGAGCTTTCTCAGGTcggcccagctgctgctgaagtgttGAAAGTGAGATTCTTGCATCAAGATGCAAAGGAGCAAGATCAACAACCTTGGCATAGCTCTCTGCAGCACGCTCCATGTGTCCCAAAGCCTTCAAGCACTCTAGAAATACCATAAACAACACAACACATTTAAGtggcagaaaaagaagattTCAAAGTTTGCAAGTAAGTTAACATACCTTTTTAGTAAAACCATccaaaacatgtatttttaactgaaaatattcagaTATATGCACTATGTAGCCACAGTTTCACTTCAAACATCAGTTGATACACAATGACATGCAGAATAGACGCTGCTTCACTTACATGAACACGAACTACTTTTAGCTGACGTAAATTTCAGTGTACATGAAGACCAAAAAAATGCTATGCTTGACAGAATTGTCATGATAAACTTCAATTATAGCTCTGCAAATACCAGTTATCATTCAACAGTCAATCTAAAATTCCTGTGATCTTGGATAAAGGTCACTGGATATGCTCAGCATCGTATTATCATCTCTCAGTCCCCCATGTTCAGCAGTCCTGCCTCTTCTCACCCGCGTGCCGAAGCCACACAACAGCCAGGTTGTATCGTTCTGAACAGACAAGGGAACTCAGGAGAGGCAGTGCTGAGTTGTATTCTCCAACATCCAAAAATGCCTCTGCGACATCCAAATACAAGTCACCCATTTCTTCTGGATTTTGTTCCACCAGAGTAGTCAAAAGAGGCTTAAAAAAACCATACAAACACTTAAAGCACAAATAATCATTGAGAACATTTCTTTAAGGCATGGTTATTGGAAGCTTACATTTTTATGCAatgatttttattctatttGCATTCTGAACAATACTTCCTTTATTTAAATGTTAGTttagaagtgaaaaataaaagatctgAAATTCAGAATTCCTGAAAAAGCCACATTTTTCTATTCTAGATGTTTCACACATCCAGTGGGTTAAAGTGTTCATCAGTGAGGAGTGTCCTTTAAGAAAGAACAGTCTTCACATTTACTATGGCtttaaaacaaagtgaaaacatGTTCCTTAGTGTTCAACAACTTTGCAACGTGGTCCTGGGCCTGTCACAGCACACAGGCCATGACTTACTGTGCTTTAGTAGTATTTCCACTGGAGGCATAATTTCTAAGGACAAAGATATTTCCTCTGCTATTACAGGCCTGTGAGATTTCTCTCTTGGTGggagagagaagcaaaaaatCTCCGCAGCTCCCTCAACCACTTCAGTCTATGAAAACAGGAACAATTACTTGCTTTTGTAATTTCTTAGAACATTCCCCCCTTCTGAGTTGGTTTCCACTTACACTGAGTGGCTCCAGGATGTTCAAGTGAATCAAGCACACCATCAGCTTGACTGTGATGTCTATGGGAACACCCTCAGGTATGCAGCAGCTGACCTTCTCCACAGCTGTAACAAGATAAAGAATTTCATTCTGAACTCAGAGGCTTTAACAAGCACTTCACAAGTACCACATCCCCTCCAGGCCATGTTCAGTTCCACTGAAGAAAATACTCTTATCAACTCTAGCAAATGTTTGTCtccccttctttttctcctcctctatCTTTTCCAAGAGTTGGAGCAACGTCTTCCTGCTGACTCTGAGACTAATAATTCCATGTGAGGTACCAAGTGCTGTCAGTCTGCATCGGCTTCAACAGCAGAATTCCACAGGATGTGCTTAGACCCTTTGCCTACTTAAGAGGTACTTGCTTAATAAAGCTTTCCTTTAACAATTTATGCACCTGTACCCTCTTCTCCTTGTTTTTTGTTGAAGGAAATGCCCTGTATTAAGGTTCTTTTTCTTGCTAAGCTAAGTCCTGTGTACCAGGCACTGCCTGAACACATTGTTAAACACATCACCTATAGAACTTCACACAACAGGTAGGCTGAATGCAATCTGATCAGAATGCAAACATGAGGCACAGTAGTTATCCATGACAATACCAGCAAATGAAAGGTCACACAATAGAATTCCATTATCATAGGCCCTTCACACAGAGCCATGACATCTCCTTAATTCCTGTTTAAGATCTCCTTCACTTCAGTGCTTACACCAGACATTCAGAGTGATTGCTAGAACCTGAGAAAACTGTGATTTCCAAACTAAGGTTTCCCTTTTACCTCCTACATCCCATTACTGCAAATCACACCATGCAGACTAATTCATCATTCTCTGAACACTGTAATACCCAGCACAAGGGTAGCTATTCACCTACTGATatatttttacaaaatgaaAAGTGTCTGGCTGGGTTAGAAGGAAATCCTGAgtaagggaaaaatgaaaatacagaagaatcCTTTTCTGGATGAAGCCCTGTTTCTGTGCTGCTACAAATCTCCCAGCTGTTATATGATTGCAAGCTGGTTCCTAAACATACGTTCACAGACTtgtatgaaattaaaaattaaattacttacCTGGAGCACTGGATTCAGCAACTGGATGACTTTGGTCGTCAGTCACTGCCTCCTGGCTTTCCTGAGTTTCTACCGCTGCACctgtatctttttttaaagattatcAGATTAACCAGTAGCACCAGCTAAGCCAACAGTTACTTGCTTTTGAATCCATAATTGATTGGCAGCTTACTCTGAAAAGTGGACTGGgtttttcttggtttggtttgggggtcTTTTGTGTTgttatgcttattttttttttttaaggacagcagagcaggaagcaATTATAAAAGTTACAAAAGGTACAAAGCAACAGAGGGTGGAAAACCAAGCTCTATTTTAGAAGCTTTCTCTTAACCACCTGCACACAGGAGGTAACTTGGAAACCCTGTGTTCTAATTCCTAGACTCATTATAGATTCATTTCTTATAAATTACCTGCTGAAAGTCTCCATCAGGACAGTTGTTCATAAATCAACTGTATTTTTACCTGTTCAATCAAAGCAGAAAGCCAACAGAAATATCTTATACCTATATTGGGTTTGAGTCAGATTGCTGAAACAATCACTTTAATCACAGAACAGACTGTCTGCTTACAGAGTTGGTGTGCTGTGTCCATTCTACAGCCTAAATAAGTATTTTCAGATGAAATTACTTTCATAAAGTAGGTTTCTCAAAGACAACCTATTTCATTAAATTACGAGCTAATATGCCTAGATTTCAGTTAGATGATTAGTAACAGATGCAGGATATATAAAGAACATTAGTCTTAGGTCAAAGGTTGATATTCTTGAGTACAGTTGCCACTAAACTcatctttttaactttttttttagaagcTATTTAGCTGGTAGAAATAGCTGGTCTGATGTAAACACTCAGAGGAATGTTTAGAACTTTAAAAGGCCTCCAGTTGCCTGGAAAGCCGTCCTTGTCTTCAATGAGTCAGCAGGGCTACGTGGACACCAGAGTAACTTCTTACAGCAAACTGAGGTTACGCCATGTAACTCACTAAGAGTACCACAAGTTTCAATAGAGAAAAGCCTGTCAACAAGGCAGCAAAATATACCCAGGAACTGAAAAGATAAAGGAAATATATCACATGAACAGCAGGGCCACAGTAACAACTTGACAGCTACTTAccctttttctcctcagttGCACTTTTTTCTGGTACTTTTCTTTCAAGTACAATTCCTGTAAAATCTGTAATAACCTAAAACAGAAAAGTAACTTGGATCATTTCAAAGATTTAAAGCACAAATGGAGCAACCAGCCCACACGAGAGTTTTAGACATCACAGAAGTTATCAGAAGAGAAGCTGCATTCATCTACCCAAGTAGAACcttcaaaaagaaacaggaaaacagttCTGTGACTACAGTTCTACTCTATTAATAAATGCGGTAGCTAAATACTGTCTACATAAAATTGACTGAATGATGTTTAAGGAGGGAAGAAGTCCAAAAAAAGGGTCAGAGGAATTGTTTGCAGGCTCATGACATTGTGCTCTGACAGAGAGAGAACTGAATAAAAtctaaaggaggaaaaaaaaccccaaagtaatTTAAtatcagcaaataaaaatgtttacaaGAAGAAGTCCCAACTTACAGGGTCTTTTCAATCTATCTTGGAAAGTATGACAATGGCCAAATACCAACATCTTCCCTCTCAAAGCCACATCAAAGCCAGTTGGAAATATGCCTCAAAAGTGAGAATTAACAAATTTGGAGCAGATAAGCAATCTTCTCCAATTCCTGATGCCTTAGAGTCAAGATGTATTGTCTTTCTGGAATGTATCCTTAGTGCTTAATGCACAAATTATTAGTTGTAACACAAGTCTGCCAGATAAAGCACAACAGTCTGAATTTGAACCTTCAAAGCATTCAGTGTCATGATTTTAACCTTCCACTTAGAGAATGACCTTTGCTGGTATTACTCACAAAACCAGCCTGAAGGTCTCTGGCTACTAAGATTCCGTCCACTATAGAGAAGGAGCGGAAGGATCCTAAAATTTTAAACCTCAAACAACATACAAGTCTATTGCCTCTCAATTTATTAAATCCATCCATTAATTTAGATGCTAATTACTACAGAACTAGTAGCAAGCAGTCTGTGTCTGATGAGCTCTATCTTTATAGAAGCAGGACCCTATTTCAGCACTGCAGGAACATAAACTATCTGTTCTGGCAGGCAAAGGGGTGCCGAAAATGACAGCCAAAGGCACTCAGCTGTCCGTACCGCCAGAGCTTTGTCGTACTGCTTGGAGGAGATGTACAGTTCAGCTGCAATGTTAACATCCTCCATGGACACAAGGCTCTGGTGTTTGGTAAAGGCCTCTTCTACTATCTCAATAGCAGAGGTCACATCATTGGCTTCATAGTAACTCCTATAAAACACAGATAAGAGATACCAGGTGTTTGACATAACTGACAATATGTATTTTGAACAGAAGCAAAAGGATTCTcatatttctcttatttttgctTATTAGCAAAGATTTTCATTAGCAAGTGGATGTTATAAAAGACAGTGAGAAAGGCGGGGGTTTCCTTTCCTTACAGTTGCTGACAATTTTTacatatttcaaataattaaCAATTCTTTTCCTCCCCTATTTGTTAGGACATTACTGCAGTTCTTGTCACAGTCTCCCCCACTGGAGCCAGGCATCAATCATGTACCACATTAACCTGGTTTCAGAAACCTTCACTAATAATATTGTTATAATACATATCCTTGCATTTTTTGGTACATTTCACAAACTCGAAGATCAAAAGACCTTAAACTGTTTTGAAACAGGCCAATAACAGCTTTCCACAAGAAATGATACAAAGTAGTTAACAAGGTAGTAAAGTCTACTGTGGGAGAGCTACACACTTGAAGCACCAGCCTCCTCTGGCAAAGCAAATCCCAGTGTTTGCAAACCCAACTCACTTGGCCATGTCTCGGGCCAGCTGCATGAAGCGTTCCCCGTCAGAGGGAGCCAGGAGGTTCAGGATGCGCCGGTAGCCATCCATGGCCATCTTGTGTTCCCCCAGCTGCTCGTACAGGCTGGATCTCTCCCACAGGTAGCGCACATTGGTCGGGTCATATTTCAGAGCTACAGGAACAAGCAGCAGCATATGAGAAGCTTAGGAAAAGGCCATAGTGCATTTCACATTCATTTCCTTGATTCATATTAATGGACATGCACAAGGTTTTTGCAAGGGCATCCTATATTACAGATTCATTAATCTTTTATCAAAGTCCAGACAGAGGTATCAGAATCTTAGCACCCTGAAGCAAACTAAActagaaaggagaagaaaacaaaattattgcCATTAGCACCtagcattaattttaaattattaaaatgtttgCTACACTACCTTTTGTGTAGCAGAAAACAGCCTGTTTAATATTGTCCTGCTCCAGTGACATTTCTGCCAGTCTAACCCACTCCTCAGTATTGCTAGGATTTAAGTGAGCTGCAATCAGTCCAAACTGTAGTGACTTCTCCATATCACCCTGGTCTTCATAGATCATGGCAAGAGTGGAAAATGGCTCGTGAGCAAGAGGAGCtgtgaaaagacaaaaagaatgACTAagatttattgtttaaaatccACACTGGAAACACACAACTTTCTCAAAGAACAGGTATCAGAATTATATAAAACACCTGCATGTGCTGTTTAAATTCAGGAAAAACTTGCAGACAAGTTTCTGATTCACTTCTATAAATTATTTAACAGCCTGACTGAATCTAACAACAACCACTTATAATATTATTCTACACTGTAAGTCATGCTGATGCTTATACTCTGCATCTACAAAGACAATAAAAGCAAACTCTGTAAAGCTAAGCCAAGGCCCAGGCCTCTGCAGAACTGGGGTGCTAGTTCCTTTttataagcaaataaataaaggaaatgcACCACTTATTCTTAATTCTGCTCCTTATACCCTGACTTTGCTTGTactgtttattttcatcttcagtGAAGCCACACTGAATCCTCCTCCTGCACATAGAAATTTCACCCCATCCTTAAAGCCCAAAAGTTTGCCCGTTCTCCCATACCTTGCCGAATGATTTCCATGCACATCAGAATGGCCTCCTCACGCTCTCCTCGAGCGAACCTGATGTTGGCCTCTCCCATCAGACCCCTCAAGGCACGAGGAAGTTTGCTGCGAGGTCTTTTCTCCTAAATGGAAAAGGGATGCTATTTCTGCCCAAGGTTAAGTTGTGCCCAAATTCAGGAGACATCCTGTTGTGCTTAACACCACCTAACACCAAGCTGTTTAAGTACTAGTGATATTAAATGACTGACCAAAAGACTTGCTAATGTTCGTAGTTTTCTGACACTGGAAAAACTGGtttcattatttctgaaagCTTTCAAACAGTAAATTACAGCGATTTTATGAAAACCAAGGACAGCATAACAAACACCAGCATAAGCAGGATTATCCTACATGGAACAATTTTCAGGTAAATTTCTCAGCAAGTAGCTAAAAGTCACACAAAGTGGCATTTATGGACAGGAGACACAGGGAAGTTACATGAAAGTTTAAATACTTGCTTTCATCATTTTCTTGGTCTCTCGATTAAGAACCATCTCCAAAACGAAAACATCTCCAGCTGTAGGCTGCTCAGTagtttcttcttcctcttcttcttcttcttcttcctcctcctcatcatcctcctcctcttcattttCCCCAAGCATGGATGCAAAGACCCGATGAACAGATTTACTGACCCCATCTGCTGTTTCTCCTGGttgagaaagaagcaaaatagGTTTACGATATAATGAAGAGGACATGCTGCTTATCTGGATAAgtgcagagaaaacagcagcccACTTGAAGCAGCTATTCTGTAAGAATGCTGcctgcagaaatgcagaaaaactaTTAGCCGCCTCTTTGGTTTTAAAGCTCTGCATTACTCATCACCAGTGCTTGGTATAGCCCAGCCTGTAAGATCTTTTGATATCAGAAATGAAAGCATGGAGGAACACACAGAATGAAGCAACAGTTTAATCAACATTTTTCTCAATCCAGAAGATTAAGCTATTTTCAAGCACTGAGCTGGCTGGCTGCTTCTTTTCAGCTGAAGAGGCTGTAAGTGAGCAGAGAATTCTACTACACAACAATCCAACaaccaatttttaaaagtaatttaaaacgAGATCTTGCAACCATTCCATCCATGACAAGTGTAAATGCAAAACCCAGATTATTTCTCTGGAGAAAGAAcagaattctttaaaataaataagaaaattatgCTAAGTACTTGGAATAAATATGCTTAATGcatgtatattttttaaatctcatattttttatttacaactTCTCATTATGAAGTTAACCCAAGGTTATAACTGTCCACAGATCTATATGCAAAACTCCAAATATACAGGGCTCAAAGGTTTGAGCTGGGGGATTGGGCACCTAAAGATTTGATAAAAAAGTAACGACAGTATCAAGTTGGGACTGAAAAACAAATCTATCATGTACTGCCTGCACAGGAGAGGGACTTGGGGACTACACCTGGGtttatgttgtttttttcaACTTGGGTATGTTTGGTTATTCTTATTCTGACTTGGATATTAAGCATCTAAACACAAGGCTTTTCTTCCCCTGCCCCTATCTAAAAAAACCTTATTCATTAATTTAATCTCCCTTTTATTTCAGTCCCTTCAGAGaccagaaggggaaaaatggaGCCAGGTTTTTATGAAGTCAGTTCTCAAAGAGCAAATGCTTCCAATGCCTTTTCAAATACGAACGATTATGTTACAAACATCTACCGTCAGTTTCATCCCGACTTTGGGATTTCCCAGATGCTTTTCTGGATGAAGATGGAGCCTCTACATCTTCCTCGTTTTCCTCAGCAGATGCATTTTCTCCCTCCTACACACACCAACAATATCAGTTAGTAGCTTTATAGTACaactcatttttatttccccatATATTTACAGTGACCATTTGGA from Corvus hawaiiensis isolate bCorHaw1 chromosome 7, bCorHaw1.pri.cur, whole genome shotgun sequence encodes the following:
- the GTF3C3 gene encoding general transcription factor 3C polypeptide 3 isoform X1; amino-acid sequence: MSGFSPELIEYLEGKISFEEFEQRREERKSREKEGENASAEENEEDVEAPSSSRKASGKSQSRDETDGETADGVSKSVHRVFASMLGENEEEEDDEEEEEEEEEEEEETTEQPTAGDVFVLEMVLNRETKKMMKEKRPRSKLPRALRGLMGEANIRFARGEREEAILMCMEIIRQAPLAHEPFSTLAMIYEDQGDMEKSLQFGLIAAHLNPSNTEEWVRLAEMSLEQDNIKQAVFCYTKALKYDPTNVRYLWERSSLYEQLGEHKMAMDGYRRILNLLAPSDGERFMQLARDMAKSYYEANDVTSAIEIVEEAFTKHQSLVSMEDVNIAAELYISSKQYDKALAVITDFTGIVLERKVPEKSATEEKKDTGAAVETQESQEAVTDDQSHPVAESSAPAVEKVSCCIPEGVPIDITVKLMVCLIHLNILEPLSPLLTTLVEQNPEEMGDLYLDVAEAFLDVGEYNSALPLLSSLVCSERYNLAVVWLRHAECLKALGHMERAAESYAKVVDLAPLHLDARISLSTLQQQLGRPEKALEALEPMYDPDTLAQDANAAQQELKLLLHRSTLLYSQGKMYGYIDTLLTMLAMLLKVAMSRAQVCLISSSKSGERHLYLIKVSRDKISDNDDQETANCDAKAIFAVLTSVLTKDDWWNLLLKAIYALCDLSRYKEAELLVDSSLEYYSFYEDRQKRKELEYFGLSAAILDKNFRKAYNYIRIMVMENVNKPQLWNIFNQVTMQSQDVRHHRFCLRLMLKNPDNHVLCVLNGHNAFVSGSFKHALGQYVQAFRANPDEPLYSLCIGLTFIHMASQKYVLKRHALLVQGFSFLHRYLDLRGPCQESFYNLGRGLHQLGLLHLAIHYYQRVLELPPLTLEGIETDQTDLRRDTAFNLSLIYQSSGNTRMAQKMLYTYAVV
- the GTF3C3 gene encoding general transcription factor 3C polypeptide 3 isoform X2 produces the protein MSGFSPELIEYLEGKISFEEFEQRREERKSREKEGENASAEENEEDVEAPSSSRKASGKSQSRDETDGETADGVSKSVHRVFASMLGENEEEEDDEEEEEEEEEEEEETTEQPTAGDVFVLEMVLNRETKKMMKEKRPRSKLPRALRGLMGEANIRFARGEREEAILMCMEIIRQAPLAHEPFSTLAMIYEDQGDMEKSLQFGLIAAHLNPSNTEEWVRLAEMSLEQDNIKQAVFCYTKALKYDPTNVRYLWERSSLYEQLGEHKMAMDGYRRILNLLAPSDGERFMQLARDMAKSYYEANDVTSAIEIVEEAFTKHQSLVSMEDVNIAAELYISSKQYDKALAVITDFTGIVLERKVPEKSATEEKKDTGAAVETQESQEAVTDDQSHPVAESSAPAVEKVSCCIPEGVPIDITVKLMVCLIHLNILEPLSPLLTTLVEQNPEEMGDLYLDVAEAFLDVGEYNSALPLLSSLVCSERYNLAVVWLRHAECLKALGHMERAAESYAKVVDLAPLHLDARISLSTLQQQLGRPEKALEALEPMYDPDTLAQDANAAQQELKLLLHRSTLLYSQGKMYGYIDTLLTMLAMLLKQFLLFSQAF